CGGGCCCTATTCGCCCGACACGGTGTTCATCGGCGCGCGGCGCGGCGACGTCGATGCCGTGGTGTCGATGTACCACGACCAGGGCCAGATCGCGATGAAGCTCATGGGGTTCGAGCAGGGCGTCACGCTGCACGGCGGGTTGCCGGTGCCCGTGGCCACCTCGGCCAGCGGCAGCGCCTTCGACATCGCGGGCCAGGGCCTGGCCAACATCGAGGGCCTGCAGCAGGCCTTCAACCTCTGCGTGCGCATGGCCGCCGCGCAGCGTGGGCGGCAGCCCGCCATCGCCTGCGAGGAGGCCGCATGAACCGGCTCGACCTGGACGGCCAGTGCGCCGTCGTCACGGGTGGCGCGTCGGGCATTGGCCTGGCCATCGCCCGCCGGCTGCTTGCCAGCGGCGCCGCCGTCATGCTCTGGGATCGGGATGCCACGGCCCTGCAGGCGGCCGCACAGCCGCGGCTCACGGCCTGGCCGGTGGATATCACGGAAGCTGCTGCCGTGCGCGAGGCGGCGCTGCAGGCGGCGCAGGCGCTGGGCCGCATCGACATCCTGGTCAACAGCGCGGGCGTGACCGGCCCCAACGCGCCGGTGGCGGACTACCCACTCGGTGCCTGGCAGCAGGTGCTGCAGGTCAACCTGACGGGCACCTTCCTGTGCTGCCAGGCGGTGCTGCCGCAGATGCGGGCGCAGGGCTATGGCCGCATCGTCAACATCGCCTCGGTGGCCGGCAAGGAGGGCAACCCGAACGCCAGCGCCTACAGCGCGTCCAAGGCCGGCGTGATCGCGCTGACCAAGTCGCTGGGCAAGGAGCTGGCGACGCAGGGCATCAGCGTGAACTGCGTGGCACCGGCCGCGGTCGAGACGCCGCTGTTCGCGCAGATGTCGGCGCAGCACATCGACTACATGAAGTCCAAGATTCCGATGGGCCGCTTCGGCACCACCGACGAGGTGGCCGCGATGGTGGCCTGGCTGTGCACGCGCGAATGCTCGTTCAGCACCGGCGCGGCATTCGACCTGTCGGGCGGGCGCGCCACCTATTGAGCGCGGGCTTCAGCGCTTGACGACCCGCGTCGGCTTGCCGCCGCGCTTGGCGTAGCGCGCCGGCGACTTGGCGGGTGCCCGGGCGGTGGCCGTCTTGAGCTTGACCGGCAGGAACACCACGACCTGCTGGCCGGCGTGGAACGAGGACGTGGCCTTCACGTCGTTCCACTCAGCCACGCTGGCCGCGCTCAGCCGGTAGCGCTTGGCGATGCTGGCCACGGTGTCGCGCTTGCCGGCCTTCACCACGGTGCGGCGCGTGATGATTTCGGGCGCCAGGTTGAGCTGGCCGTTCTCGGCCACATGCTCGGTGACGTCGTCCTGCGTCTTGACGGAGCGCGGCACCAGCAGCGTGGAGCCGGTCTTGATGAGCATGCGCGGCGGAATGCTGTTGACGCTGCGCAGGTCGCCCTCGCTCATGCCGACGCGCCTGGCGGCCTCGCTCACGCTCATGGTGGCGGGCGCGGTCCAGGCCGTCCAGCTCGCGTACTGGCCCTGCGAGTAGGCCTCGAAATTGCGCTGGAACACGGCGGCGTTGTCCCAGGGCAGCAGGATCTGGGGCGTGCCGGCGGCCAGGATCACGGGCCGGTGGGCCGACGGGTTCAGCGCCTTGAAATCCTCGATCTTGACGTCGGCGAGCCGGGCCGCGAGCGCGACGTCGATGTCGCGCGTGACCAGCACGCTCTGGAAGTAGGGGTGGTTCTCGATCAGTGGCAGCTCGGCCCGGTAGCTCTGCGGGCTCGCCACGATGTTCTTCACGGCCTGCAGCTTGGGCACGTACAGGCGGGTTTCGGCCGGCATGTTGAGATCGGCGTAGCCGGTGCCGAGGCCGGCGCGCTGGTTGCGGGCGATGGCACGCCCCACGTTGCCCTCGCCCCAGTTGTAGGCCGCGAGCGCGAGCTGCCAGTCGCCGAACATGCCATACAGTTTCTGCAGGTAGTCCAGCGCCGCGCGGGTGGAGGCCAGCACGTCGCGCCGGTCGTCGCGGAACACGTTCTGCTTCAGGTCGAAATGCTTGCCGGTGCTGGGGATGAACTGCCACATGCCGGCGGCCTTGGCGCTGGAGACCGCCTGCGGGTTGAAGGCGCTCTCGATGAACGGCAGCAAGGCCAGCTCGCTCGGCATGCCGCGCCGCTCCAGCTCCTCGACGATGTGGAACAGGTACTTGCTGGAGCGCTCGGTCATGCGCTGGATGTAGTCGGGCCGCGAGGCATACCACTGCTCGCGGTCGCGCACCAGATCGCCCTCGAGGTTGGGCATAGCGAAGCCGCGGCGGATGCGCTCCCACAGGTCGGCCGGCGGGGCCAGCCGGGCCACGCCCAGGGATGCGGCCTCGGCGGCCGTGATCGGCTGCAGCGGGCCGCCGGGAATGATGGCGGGGCGCTGTGCGGTGGTGCCGGGGGGAGAGGAGGTGGGGGAAGCGAGGACGGGGGAGGGAACGGAGGAGGGGGTGCCGGTGCTGGCGCAGCCGGCCAGCCAGAGCAGTGTCGCCATGCAGGCGATGTGAAGCAGTTTCATTTGAACTCGTTTTTCCATTGGCGCAGGGCGGCAAACACGCCGACCTCGTCCTGCGCCGCGGACGGGTCGAAGCCCCGCGCGGCACGGATCACGCCGCGCTCGCGGGTGCGCAGGAAGGGGTTGATCTGCAACTCCAGCGCCATGCTCGACGGCAGAGTGGGTTGGTGGTTGGCCCGGACCACCTCGCACTGTGCGGCGTAATGGGCCAGCGCGGCATTGTCGGGCTCGACCGCGCGTGCGAACTTCAGGTTGCTCAGGGTGTATTCGTGGGTGCAGCAGACGCGGGTGTCGCCCGGCAGGGAGGCCAGCGCCGAGAGCGAGGCCAGCATCTGCGCGGGCGTGCCTTCGAACAGCCGGCCGCAGCCGCCGGAGAACAGCGTGTCGCCGCAGAACAGCAGCGGCGCGCCATCGAGGTTGGTGCAGTAGTAGGCGATGTGGCCTGCGGTGTGGCCGGGCACGTCGATCACTTCGAAGCTGAGGTCCAGCGCGGTCACGACGTCGCCGCCGGCGAGGCGGTTCAGCGGCTCTGGGATGCGTTCGCGCGCCGGCCCGTGGACCACGGCGCCGGTGGCGTCGCGCAGGGCATCCACGCCGCCGACATGGTCAGGGTGATGGTGCGTGACTAGAATCGCGTCCAGTTGCAGGCCATGGGCCTGCAGGGCATCGAACACGGGCTGCGCATCGCCGGGGTCTACCACCAGCGCCCGGCGTCCGTCGTGCAACATCCAGATGTAGTTGTCGGTAAAGGCGGGCAGCGGAATTAACTTCATGAGCGGTCAAATTATAGGTTTGCACGAGTGGTTTGAAACCCCTCCCGGGCGTTATCTGCTGGGTTGGGAGCAGGCGCAGTTCGACCGGGCGGTGGCCGACATCTTCGGCTACCACGCCCTGCAGCTCGGTTTGCCCGAGCTCGACGGCCTGCAGGCAAGCCGCATTCCGCACCGCTGGCTGGCCGCGCAGGACGCGCCGGCCTACGCGGTGCTGATGACCGATTTCGCCGCCCTGCCGTTCCCCGAGAGCAGCCTCGATCTGGTGCTGCTGCCGCATTCGCTGGAGCTGAGCGCCGACCCGCATGCCACGCTGCGCGAGGTCGAGCGGGTGCTGGTGCCCGAGGGCAAGGTGGTGATCTGCGGCCTCAACCCGACCAGCCTGTGGGGGCTGCGCCAGCGGCGCGCCAGGCTGTACCAGCGGCTGGGTTTCGGCGAGCTGTTCCTGCCCGACATGGGCGACTTCATCGGCTACTGGCGGTTGCGCGACTGGCTGCGGCTCTTGAGCTTCGAGGTGGAATCGGGCCGCTTCGGCTGCTACCGCCCGGCGGTGCGCAGCGAGCAGTGGCTGGAGCGCCTCGACTGGATGGACGCGGCGGGCGACCGCTGGTGGCCCATCTTCGGCGCCACGTACTTCGTGGTGGCGGTCAAGCGGGTGCGCGGCATGCGGCTGCTGGGGCCGGCCTGGAAATCTTCCAAGAGCATGGCGTCTGCTCCTGTTTCTGTAGCAAACAAAGTCCACCCGACAAGGACAAGCAAGGTAAATCGTTTTGAATCACATTGAAATCTACACCGATGGCGCCTGCAAGGGCAACCCCGGCCCGGGCGGCTGGGGCGTGTTGCTGAAATCCGGCGCCACCGAAAAGGAGCTGTTCGGCGGCGAGCTGGGCACCACCAACAACCGCATGGAAATGACGGCCGTGATCGAGGCCCTGCTGGCGCTCAAGCGCCCCTGCGAGGTGACGCTGCACCTGGACAGCCAGTACGTGCTCAAGGGCATCACCGAGTGGCTGCCGGGCTGGAAGGCCAAGGGCTGGCGCACCGCGGCCAAGCAGCCGGTGAAGAACGCCGACCTGTGGCAGAAGCTCGACGCGCTGGTCGCCTCGAGCGGCCACAAGATCGACTGGCGCTGGGTCCGCGGGCACGCGGGCGACCCTGGCAACGAACGCGCCGACGCCCTGGCCAACATGGGCGTGGAGCGGGCGCTCGGGCGCCGGTGAGCGGCTGCCGTGCCGGTGCGGCGGCCGAATGTAAAGACTTCGTAAAGGCGGCCGAAAATGGGCCGGCGAAGGCGCCGACCTAGGGGCTTTGCGCATGCCACGGACACCGGCTGCTGATACATTGGCAGGTTGGTTGTTACATTCAACCGATTCCTCACGCATCAACTCCAAGTCGTTGTCTTCTTCATGGCATCCAAAGCAATCTATTCCGTCGTGGCCGTCGTTGGCATCGCGGCTGCCTCCGGCGCCGCCTGGTGGTATCAGAACAAGCCCGCGGCCGCGCCGGCCGCCAGCGGCCCGGGTCCGGCCGCCGTCGGCGCCCAGGGGCCGGCCAGCGCGCCGGGGGGCGGCCGTGCGCCGCTGGTGGAAGCGGCCCGCGTGGAAACCATGAGGCTGGCGGATGACGCCCAGGCCGTGGGCAGCCTGCGCTCGCGCCAGAGCGTGGTGCTGCGCCCGGAGGTCAGCGGCCGCATCACGCAGCTCAACTTCCGCGACGGCGACCGCGTGCGCAAGGGCCAGCTGCTGGTGCAGTTCGACGACCAGCTGCCGCTGGCGCAGGTGCAGCAAAGCCAGGCCGAGCTGTCGATCGCGCAGGCCAACCACAAGCGCAACCAGGACCTGGTGGCGCAGAGCTTCATCAGCCAGCGCTCGGTCGACGAAAGCGCGGCCAACCTGGAGGTGGCGCAGGCCAAGCTGGCGCTGGCCAAGGCCACCGCGGCGCGGCTCAGGATCGTGGCGCCGTTCGACGGCATCGCCGGCATCCGCACGGTCAACGTGGGCGACTACCTGAAGGACGGCTCCGACATCGTCAACGTCGAGGACATCGAGGCCATCTACGTCGACTTCCGGCTGCCGGAGCGTTTTCACACCAAGGTGCGCAAGGGCCAGAAGGCCATGGTCGACATCGACGCGCTGCCCGGGCGCAAGTTCACGGCGATGGTCCAGGCGATCGACCCGCTGCTCGACGCCAACGGCCGCTCGGTCGGCATCCGCGGCTGCATCGACAACCGCCAACTCCAGTTGCGCCCCGGCATGTTCGCGCGCGTGACCTCGGTGTTCGGCGAGCGCGAGCGCGCCAAGGTGATTCCCGAGGAAGCCATCGTGCCGCAGGGCGGGCGCCAGTTCGTGCTCAAGCTCAAGCCCGGGCCCGATGCCGACACCCGCACCACCCAGCGCGTGGAGGTCAAGGTCGGCATCCGCCGGCCCGGCCGCGTGGAAATCGTCGAGGGGCTGGAAGAGGGCGACAGCATCATCATCGCGGGCCAGCAGCGCGTGCAGCGCGATGGCACCGTGGTGCGCGTGGCGGAGCTGAGCCGGGCTGAGCCGGCGCGCCCGGGCGGCGGCAATGCGCCCGCGCCCTCTGCGCCTGCGGCACCCGCCGCGGCGGCCGCGGCCGCTTCTGCCCCAGTGATGGTGCCCGCGGCCCTGCCAGTGGCGCAGGCTCCGGCCAGCGGCCCGAATCCGTGCCTGACGGTGGCCGCCGACACGGCCCGCGGCCGCGGCGCCTCGGAAGGCGCGCCGCGCGGGCCGCGCGGCACGGGCCGCCTTCCCGCCTGAACGTGACCGTCCCCAGTTTCCGGAGAGCCCCGCATGCAGCTCGCTGAAGTTTCCATCCGCCGGCCGGTGTTCGCCACCGTGCTGTCGCTGCTCATCGTGCTGATCGGCGCGGTGAGCTTCAACCGCCTGTCGGTGCGCGAATATCCCAAGATCGACGAACCCGTCGTCACCGTGAGCGTCAAGTACGCCGGGGCCTCGGCCGAGGTGATCGAGTCGCAGGTCACCAAGCCGCTGGAGGACTCGATCGCCGGCATCGACGCGGTGGACGTGATCACCTCGATCAGCCGCGCCGAGCAGAGCCAGATCTCGGTGCGTTTTCGCCTGGAGAAGGATGCCGATGCCGCCGCGGCCGAGGTGCGCGACCGCACCTCGCGCGTGCGCAACCGCCTGCCGCAGGCGATCGACGAGCCGGTGATCGCCAAGGTCGAGGCCGACGCCTTCCCCGTGATCTGGCTGGCCTTCACCAGCGACACGATGAGCCCGCTGCAGATCAACGACTTGGTCAACCGCATCGTCAAGCCGCGCCTGCAGACCGTGACCGGTGTGGCCGACGTGCGCATCTTCGGCGAGCGCAAGTACGCCATGCGCGTCTGGCTCGATGCCGACAAGCTGGCCGCCTACCGCCTGAGCACGCAGGACGTGGAAGACGCGATCCGGCGCAGCAACCTGGAGCTGCCGGCCGGGCGCATCGAGTCGCAGCAGCGCGAGTTCAGCGTGACCTCGCAGACCGACCTGATCCGGCCCGGCCAGTTCGCCGAGATCGTGGTCAAAAACGTCAACGGCTTTCCGGTCAAGGTGCGCGACGTGGCCCGGGTGCAGGAGGGCGCGGCCGACGAGCGCAGCTCGGTGCGCCTGAACGGCCGCGAGGCGATCTCGGCCGGCGTGATCCGCCAGGCCACGGCCAATCCGCTGCAGCTCTCGCAGGGCGTGCGCGAGATGATCCCCAAGCTCAAGCTCGACCTGCCGGGCGACATCAACATCGACATCGCCAACGACAACTCGCAGTTCATCGACCGCTCGGTGAAGAACGTGTACCACACCATCGGCGAGGCCATCGTGCTGGTGGCGCTGGTGATCTTCGTGTTCCTGCGCACCTTCCGCGCCTCCATCATCCCGATCGTCACGATTCCGGTGAGCCTGGTGGGCACCTTCGCGCTGATGGCGCTGGCCGGCTTCACCATCAACACGCTCACGCTGCTGGCGCTGGTGCTGGCCATCGGCCTGGTGGTGGACGACGCCATCGTGATGCTGGAGAACATCTTCCGCCACATCGAGGAGGGGCTCGACCCGTTCTCGGCCGCCATCAAGGGCGCGCGAGAGATCGGCTTCGCCGTGGTCACCATGACGCTGACGCTGGTGGCGGTGTATGCGCCGCTGGCCTTCACGCCGGGGCGCACCGGGCGCCTGTTCGTGGAGTTCGCGCTGGCGCTGGCCGGCGCGGTGGTGGTGTCGGGCTTCGTGGCGCTCACGCTCACGCCGATGATGTGTTCGCTGCTGCTCAAGCACAACCCCAAGCCCAACCTGTTCGACCGCTCGATGGAGCGTTTCCTGACGGCGCTGTCCGACGGCTACGGCCGCGTGCTGCGCTGGGTGGTGACGACGCGCTACCAGCCGCGGCCCGGCGAAAGCGGCGCGGGGCTGGCGCTCAAGCGCTTCTTCCTGCAGGCGCGCTGGCTCGTGATCGGCATGATGCTGTGCAGCGCGCTGGCCATCTACCTGGTGCTGCCGACCATGAAGCAGGAGCTGTCGCCGCTGGAAGACCGCGGCACCATCCTGGCCACCGTGAACGCCCCGGACGGCTCGACGCTCGACTACACCAACCGCTATGCCAAGGCGCTGGAGGCCATGGGCCAGCAGTACCCCGAGTTCGACCGCATCTTCGGCAACGTGGGCAATCCCACGGTGTCGCAGGCCAGCGTGGTCTACCGCACGGTGGACTGGGAAGACCGCAAGCGCAGCACGCTGGAGCTGGCGCGCGAGCTCCAGCCCAAGTTCAACGCGCTGCCCGGCGTGTCGGCCTTCACCATCACGCCGCCGTCGCTGGGCCAGGGCTTTCGCGACCGGCCGCTGAACTTCGTGATCCAGACCTCCGACAGCTACCAGAACCTGAACCTGGTGACGCGGCAGTTCCTCGACGAGATCGCCAAGAACCCGGGCATCGTCTCGCCCGACGTGGACCTGCGGCTGAACAAGCCCGAGCTGCGTATCGACGTCGACCGCGAGAAGGCGGCAGACATGGGCGTCGGCGTGGACGTGGTGGCCAAGGCGCTCGAAACCATGCTGGGCGGCCGCCAGGTGACGCGCTACAAGCGCGACGCCGAGCAGTATGACGTGATCGTGCAGACCCAGGCCACCGGCCGCACCACGCCCGAGGACATCGACGGCATCTACGTGCGCGGGCGCAGCGACACCATGATTCCGCTGTCGGCCCTGGTCAAGGTGCGCGAGAGCGTGTCGCCGCGCGAGCTCAACCACTTCGGCCAGCGCCGCTCGGTTTCCATCACCGCCAACCTGGCGCCCGACTATTCGCTGGGCGAGGCGCTCAAGTTCATGGACGCCACCGCCGCCAAGGTGCTCAAGCCCGGCTACAGCACCGACCTCAACGGCACCTCGCGCGAGTTCAAGAACTCGCAGGGCGCGCTGGCCATCGTGTTCGTGCTGGCGCTGCTGTTCATCTTCCTGGTGCTGGCCGCGCAGTTCGAGAGCTTCGTCGATCCGCTGGTGATCATGCTGTCGGTGCCGCTGTCGATGATCGGCGCGCTGCTGGCGCTCAAGTGGGCGGGCGGCTCGCTCAACGTGTACTCGCAGATCGGCCTGATCACGCTGGTGGGCCTGATCACCAAGCACGGCATCCTGATCGTGGAGTTCACCAACCAGCTGCGAGAGCACGGCATGGAAATGACCGATGCACTCATCAAGGCCTCGGCGCAGCGCCTGCGCCCGATCCTGATGACCACCGGCGCCATGGTGCTGGGAGCGATCCCGCTGGCGCTGGCTCGCGGCGCCGGGGCCGAGAGCCGCATGCAGATCGGCTGGGTGATCGTGGGCGGCATGTCGCTGGGCACCTTGCTCACCATCTTCGTGGTGCCCACCATGTACTCGTTCTTCGCGCGCCAGGCCGTGCCAGGCGCCAAGACGGCCGAGGCCAGGGAGACGCCCGAGGGGCTGCATCTGCCGCAGGATTACGTGGCCAAGTGAGGGGGGCGGGGCTGGCGGGGAGCCGTCAGCCTGTTTTCTGCGGGATTTCTGAGTGAAATTGGTCGGATGTCCTTGTGCTGCGGTTGTTTCTTGCTATTGATTCAGGAGTTCTTTGCTCTTTGTCTTGGGCGGCTGGTTCGCCTGCAAGCCGGGTCTCGGCCCGGCGGCCGACTCACTTTCTCTTGCTTCGCCAAGAGAAAGTAAGCAAAGAGAAGGCGAGCCGGGTTCGTCGGCCCTGCGCTTCGCTTCGGGCACGCTGCGCTACTCGGGCCGGGCGGGAGGCTCAGAAACTCGCCCTGCGGGCTCAAACATCTTCGCCTCTTTTCCCGCCCACCCCTGCGTTGCTCGCCTCCTCACAACGGCGGGGGGAACCAACTCCCCCTCTCATTGACAGGACGCGCCATGGCGCGTTCTTGTGGGCTTGGTTTTTGTCTTTCTCCCCCACGCCGTCCTGGCATGGCCGAGCAGCGCAGCGGCAGGTGGATCAGGGCTGGCGTTGTTTGAGCGAAGCGAGTTTAGCCAGACCCCACCTGGCGCGAGCAGCGCAGGGAACCCCGCAGGGGCCATGACTGCGGCTCGCCTTTCTTTTGCTTACTTTTCTTTGGCGAAGCAAAGAAAAGTGAGTCGCCTGCCGGGGCGAGTCCCGGCCTGCAGGCGAACCAGCCCCCCAAGACAAAGAGCAAAGAACTCCTGAATCAATAGCAAGAAACGACCGCAGCACAAGGACATCCGGCCGATTCGCCTCGAAATCAGCCAATTCAAGACTCAGCCAAGCCCCATCCTCAGATCACCCCATCGAACATCATCACATCAACCAGATCGCCCGCGGCCACGGAGCCCTGGCCGTGGTGCAGCACGATCAGCCCGTTGGCCTGCACCATGGAGCTGAGCACGCCCGAGCCCTGGTTGCCGGTGATGCCGACCTGCAGGCTGCCGTCGGCCGCCGTGCTCACGGTGCCGCGCTGGTACTCGGTGCGGCCCGGCTTCTTGCGGATGCCGGTGCTGCTGCGGGCCCTGAGCAGCGGAGGCGTTTCGGCCCGGGCGCCCATCATGCGCAGCAGGGCAGGGCGCACGAACGCGAGGAAGGTCACCATCACCGCCACCGGGTTGCCGGGCAGGCCGAAGAGGATGGCCCCCGCGCTGCCCGCTTCGCCAGGGTCGCGGCCCGCCGCCGCCGGGAGGCGGCCCACCGCCATCGGCCGGCCCGGGCGCATGGCGATGCGCCAGAACGCCACGTCGCCGAGCTTCTTCATCATGGCGCGGGTGTAGTCGGCTTCGCCCACGCTCACGCCGCCGCTGGTGATGATGGCGTCGGCCTGCTGCGCGGCCTGCGTGAAGGCGGCTTCCAGCCGCGCGGGGTCGTCGCGCACCACGCCGAGGTCGACGATGTCGCAGCCCAGCCGCGTGAGCAGGCCGAACACGGTGTAGCGGTTGCTGTCGTACACCGCGCCTTCGCGCGGCGCCTCGCCCAGGCTCAAGATCTCATCGCCGGTGGAAAAGTAGGCCACGCGCAGGCGCCGCGCCACCGGCACCGTTGCCAGCCCCAGGCTGGCCAGCAGCCCCAGCGCCGCGGGCGTCAGGCGCTCGCCCTGGCGCAGCGCCGGCTGGCCCGCCATGAGGTCTTCGCCGCTCAGGCGCCGGTTGTCGCCGCGCTGCAGCAGCTTCGGCGGGATGCGGATGCGCTCGCCCTCGGCCTGGGTGAACTCCTGCGGCACCACGGTGTCGAGCCCGGCGGGCATGATGGCCCCGGTCATGATCTTCACGCACTCGCCGGCGGCAACCGTGCCCTGCCAGGCCTTACCGGCGAGCGCGGTGCCCACCACGGCCAGCGTGAGCGGCGCGTCGGCGGGGAGCTGGGCGCCGTCGAACGCATAGCCGTCCATGGCCGAGTTGTCGTGCGGCGGCACGCTGAACGGGGAGATGACGTCGCGCGCCAGCACCCGGCCCAGCGCGTCGAAGATGCCGACTTCCTCCACGCCGCCGACCGGCTCGACCAGGCGCGACAGGAACTCGTTGACGTCGTCGGCGCCCAGCGCCTGCGGGTCGTAGCCCTGCAGTTCGGCGGCGATCTGGGCGATGCTCTTCATCGGGTCTCCAGGGCGTGCAGTTCGGCCAGGGTGTTGGCGTTGAAGAAGGCCTTGGGGTCGTCCCCCGGCGCGTCGAAGGGCACGATCACGGTGCGGTGCTGCGCGGTCCAGGCGTCGATCTTGCGGCCACCGCCGTGCGTGAAGCGCACCAGGCTTTCGAGCAGCTCCACGCGCAGCAGGCAGAACACCGGCTGCGGGCGCAGCGGGCCGTCGTCCTCGCGCGCGCTGGCCATCGCGATCTCGGCGTCGTCGCGCGCCAGCGCCGCGGCCAGGCGCTCGGCCAGGTCGGTGGGGAACAGCGGCGTGTCGCACGGCACGGTGAGCAGGCAGCGGGTCTCGCAGCGCTCCAGCCCGGTCAGGAAGCCGGCCAGCGGCCCCGCGTAGTCGGCCAGCCCGTCGGGCCAGACCGGCGCGCCGAACGCCTCGTAGGCCGAGAGGTTGCGGTTGGCGTTGACCATCACCTCGCCCACCTGCGGCGCCAGCCGCATCAGCGTGTGCAGGGCCAGCGGCAGGCCGTTGAAGTTCTGCAGGCCCTTGTCCACCCCGCCCATGCGGGAGCCGCGCCCGCCGGCGAGCACGAGGCCGGTGATGTCCGAGGGGGCCATCGTCATCCTCCGATGTAGCTCATTTCGACGCGCCGCGCGCCGCCGGCCGCCTCGGGCGGCAGCGAGCCGCGCAGCTCCGAATAGCGGTCGTCGCGGCCCTGCCAGAGGTGGCCGATGGCCGAGGCGAGGTCGGCATCGCTGGCGCCGCCGCGGATCAGCGAGCGCAGGTCGTGCCCGCGCGTGGCGAACAGGCACAGGTAGAGCTGGCCTTCGGTGGTCAGGCGGGCGCGGTTGCAGTCGCGGCAGAAGGCCTGCGTCACGCTGCTGATGACGCCGATTTCTCCCGAGCCATCGGCGTAGGCCCAGCGCTCGGCCGTCTCACCCGGCGCGCTGTGGCCGAGCTGCACCAGCGGCATCGCGGCGTGGATCAGCCGGACGATGTCGGCCGAGGGCAGCACCTCGTCCATGCGCCAGCCGTTGGTGGCGCCCACGTCCATGTACTCGATGAAGCGCAGCACGATGCCGCTGCCCTTGAAGTGCCGCGCCATCGGCAGGATCTCGTGCTCGTTGGTGCCGCGCTTGACCACCATGTTGACCTTGATCGGGCCCAGGCCCGCCTCGCGCGCCGCGGCGATGCCGTCCAGCACCTCGGCCACGGGGAAATCGACGTCGTTCATGCGGCGGAACACCACGTCGTCCAGCCCGTCCAGGCTCACGGTCACGCGCTGCAGCCCGGCGGCCTTCAGGGCCTTCGCCTTGCGCGCCAGCAGCGAGCCGTTGGTGGTGAGCGTGATGTCCAGCGGCGCGCCGTCCGCCGTGCGCAGCGCGGCGAGCTGCTCGACCAGCACCTCGAGGTTCTTGCGCAGCAGCGGCTCGCCGCCGGTAAGCCGGATCTTGCGCACGCCGTGCGCGACGAACAGCCGCGCCACGCGCGTGATCTCCTCGAAGCTCAGCAGCGCGCCGTGCGGCAGGTAGGGGTAGTCCTTGTCGAACACTTCCTTGGGCATGCAGTAGCTGCAGCGGAAGTTGCAGCGGTCGGTCACGCTGATGCGCAAATCGTGCAGGGGGCGGCCCAGGCGGTCGGACAGCAGCCCGCTGGAGGCGACCGGCTGCGCCGGCACGCCGACGGGCAGCGCCGGGCGCGGCGCCGCCTGCGCAGCGGCGCGCTGATCGACCAGGGGAATGACGCGCTCGGCCATGGTGAGGATTGTGCCCGGGTCCGAAAGACCCGCCTGCCGGTGATCCAGGCTCAGACGCAGCGCGCGCCGTCCACCTCGATGCAGACGCCGCTGATGAACGAGGCCTCGTCGCTGGCCAGGTAGAGGCAGGCGTTGGCCACGTCCAGCGCGGTGGAGAAGCGCCCCAGCGGGATGGTGGCGAGGAACTTCGCCTTGCGCTCGTCGGTGAGCGGGCCGCCGGCGAACTCGGCCGCCAGGCCGGTGTTGGGGTTGAACACCGGGTTGATGCAGTTCACGCGGATGTTGTCGGGGCCCAGCTCGGCCGCGAGCGACTTGCTGGTGGTGATGACGGCGCCCTTGGAGCCGTTGTACCAGGTCAGGCCCGGACGCGGGCGCACGCCGG
This Variovorax terrae DNA region includes the following protein-coding sequences:
- the glp gene encoding gephyrin-like molybdotransferase Glp produces the protein MKSIAQIAAELQGYDPQALGADDVNEFLSRLVEPVGGVEEVGIFDALGRVLARDVISPFSVPPHDNSAMDGYAFDGAQLPADAPLTLAVVGTALAGKAWQGTVAAGECVKIMTGAIMPAGLDTVVPQEFTQAEGERIRIPPKLLQRGDNRRLSGEDLMAGQPALRQGERLTPAALGLLASLGLATVPVARRLRVAYFSTGDEILSLGEAPREGAVYDSNRYTVFGLLTRLGCDIVDLGVVRDDPARLEAAFTQAAQQADAIITSGGVSVGEADYTRAMMKKLGDVAFWRIAMRPGRPMAVGRLPAAAGRDPGEAGSAGAILFGLPGNPVAVMVTFLAFVRPALLRMMGARAETPPLLRARSSTGIRKKPGRTEYQRGTVSTAADGSLQVGITGNQGSGVLSSMVQANGLIVLHHGQGSVAAGDLVDVMMFDGVI
- the moaA gene encoding GTP 3',8-cyclase MoaA; amino-acid sequence: MAERVIPLVDQRAAAQAAPRPALPVGVPAQPVASSGLLSDRLGRPLHDLRISVTDRCNFRCSYCMPKEVFDKDYPYLPHGALLSFEEITRVARLFVAHGVRKIRLTGGEPLLRKNLEVLVEQLAALRTADGAPLDITLTTNGSLLARKAKALKAAGLQRVTVSLDGLDDVVFRRMNDVDFPVAEVLDGIAAAREAGLGPIKVNMVVKRGTNEHEILPMARHFKGSGIVLRFIEYMDVGATNGWRMDEVLPSADIVRLIHAAMPLVQLGHSAPGETAERWAYADGSGEIGVISSVTQAFCRDCNRARLTTEGQLYLCLFATRGHDLRSLIRGGASDADLASAIGHLWQGRDDRYSELRGSLPPEAAGGARRVEMSYIGG
- the mobA gene encoding molybdenum cofactor guanylyltransferase MobA, with protein sequence MAPSDITGLVLAGGRGSRMGGVDKGLQNFNGLPLALHTLMRLAPQVGEVMVNANRNLSAYEAFGAPVWPDGLADYAGPLAGFLTGLERCETRCLLTVPCDTPLFPTDLAERLAAALARDDAEIAMASAREDDGPLRPQPVFCLLRVELLESLVRFTHGGGRKIDAWTAQHRTVIVPFDAPGDDPKAFFNANTLAELHALETR
- a CDS encoding efflux RND transporter permease subunit, with protein sequence MQLAEVSIRRPVFATVLSLLIVLIGAVSFNRLSVREYPKIDEPVVTVSVKYAGASAEVIESQVTKPLEDSIAGIDAVDVITSISRAEQSQISVRFRLEKDADAAAAEVRDRTSRVRNRLPQAIDEPVIAKVEADAFPVIWLAFTSDTMSPLQINDLVNRIVKPRLQTVTGVADVRIFGERKYAMRVWLDADKLAAYRLSTQDVEDAIRRSNLELPAGRIESQQREFSVTSQTDLIRPGQFAEIVVKNVNGFPVKVRDVARVQEGAADERSSVRLNGREAISAGVIRQATANPLQLSQGVREMIPKLKLDLPGDINIDIANDNSQFIDRSVKNVYHTIGEAIVLVALVIFVFLRTFRASIIPIVTIPVSLVGTFALMALAGFTINTLTLLALVLAIGLVVDDAIVMLENIFRHIEEGLDPFSAAIKGAREIGFAVVTMTLTLVAVYAPLAFTPGRTGRLFVEFALALAGAVVVSGFVALTLTPMMCSLLLKHNPKPNLFDRSMERFLTALSDGYGRVLRWVVTTRYQPRPGESGAGLALKRFFLQARWLVIGMMLCSALAIYLVLPTMKQELSPLEDRGTILATVNAPDGSTLDYTNRYAKALEAMGQQYPEFDRIFGNVGNPTVSQASVVYRTVDWEDRKRSTLELARELQPKFNALPGVSAFTITPPSLGQGFRDRPLNFVIQTSDSYQNLNLVTRQFLDEIAKNPGIVSPDVDLRLNKPELRIDVDREKAADMGVGVDVVAKALETMLGGRQVTRYKRDAEQYDVIVQTQATGRTTPEDIDGIYVRGRSDTMIPLSALVKVRESVSPRELNHFGQRRSVSITANLAPDYSLGEALKFMDATAAKVLKPGYSTDLNGTSREFKNSQGALAIVFVLALLFIFLVLAAQFESFVDPLVIMLSVPLSMIGALLALKWAGGSLNVYSQIGLITLVGLITKHGILIVEFTNQLREHGMEMTDALIKASAQRLRPILMTTGAMVLGAIPLALARGAGAESRMQIGWVIVGGMSLGTLLTIFVVPTMYSFFARQAVPGAKTAEARETPEGLHLPQDYVAK